DNA from Mucilaginibacter mallensis:
CATGGGCAATTACATCCAATGTACCTGACCCCGGTTCACGTAAGAGCAAGGGATAGTTTTTTAGCTCATCAGGCTTTATGGTTACCTTTTTTATCAGATTATTATTTGCTGCGCTTACCAGTACCAGTTCATCCTGCAAATACTCTTCGTATTTAATTTGCGGGTTGCGTGATATACCCTCAATTATACCGATCTCAATATTCCTGTCGAGTAATGCCTGCTCCATATCTTCAGTATTGCCGGTTATCAGCAGCACTTTTATATCCTTAAATTTTTTATGGAATTGTGCCAGTATTGGTGGTATAATGTATTGTGCAACCGTGGTGCTGGCGCCAATATGTAACACGCCATTGTGCTGATCAACCAGCATATTCATGTCGTATTCCAGTTCGCGGTAGGTAGTGAAAAGTTTGCCTGTGTATTGTAAAAGTGTTTCGCCGGCAGGAGTGAGGCTGATCTTTTTATTTCCGCTTCTTTCAAACAAAGAAACCTTGAATTCGCTCTCCAGTTCCTTTATATGTTTAGTTACGGCAGGCTGACTTATAAATAGCTCATCTGCCGCCTTAGTAAAATTAAGTCGTTTAGCTACGGTATAAAACACTTGCAGGCGGAAGTCAAACATAATCAGATCTTAAGGCCTCAAAAATAACTATTTGCGTTTTAATAAAATAGTATATTTGATAACAAAATGTTATGTGTAATGTCCTGATAGCCATAAAGAAAATAGCCCGCCCGGGGCTGATTGAACGTATATGGTATTTTTAAATACTTATATTAAGGTGTCTATAATTAAAATGCAGTATGCAACAACTTAATTATTGGATTTATACATTGCCCTTCCTGCCAAAATAAGTAGTACACTAAGTATTGCAAAACCTATAA
Protein-coding regions in this window:
- a CDS encoding LysR family transcriptional regulator, whose product is MFDFRLQVFYTVAKRLNFTKAADELFISQPAVTKHIKELESEFKVSLFERSGNKKISLTPAGETLLQYTGKLFTTYRELEYDMNMLVDQHNGVLHIGASTTVAQYIIPPILAQFHKKFKDIKVLLITGNTEDMEQALLDRNIEIGIIEGISRNPQIKYEEYLQDELVLVSAANNNLIKKVTIKPDELKNYPLLLREPGSGTLDVIAHALKPHHIKLSDLHIEMQLGGSESIKSYVLHSNCLAFLSIHSILKELRNNECRIIDIKGLTVERPFHFIQLHGQSSPLAELFIRFARNYKVG